One window of the Anabaena sphaerica FACHB-251 genome contains the following:
- a CDS encoding NAD(P)H-quinone oxidoreductase subunit 4: MNPIQIPWLSAIIFLPLVASLAIPLIPDKDGKTVRWYGLGVAFVDFALMIFAFWQGYDFQSSALQMTESYPWIPQIGFNWSVAVDGLSMPLILLTGLINTLAVFAAWKVTNKPRLFYALMLVMYSAQLGVFLAQDLLMFFLMWEIELVPVYLLISIWGGKNRRYAATKFIIYTAAASIFILVAGFAMAFYGDNFTFNMTELGMKEYPQALELALYTGFLIAYGVKLPIFPFHTWLPDAHGEASAPGSMVLAGVLLKMGGYALIRFNVEMLTDAHVVFAPILAILGVVNIVYGACCAFAQTNLKRRLAYSSIAHMGFVLIGIASYTEIGISGAVLQMVSHGLIAASLFFLSGVTYERTHTLMMDKMGGMAKVMPRTFALFTIGSMASLALPGMSGFVGELMVFLGIGTSDVYSSSFKVVVIFLSAVGVILTPIYLLSMLRQVFYGQQSEELHLDAVVADVKPRELFITACLLIPIIGIGFYPKLATQTYDVKTVEVAAHARQVLPVVARQQPTNLYSQIFIAPTLASSEFVNISE, encoded by the coding sequence ATGAATCCGATACAAATCCCTTGGCTATCAGCCATAATTTTCTTGCCCTTGGTGGCATCCCTAGCAATTCCCCTCATTCCCGATAAAGACGGCAAAACAGTTCGCTGGTATGGTTTGGGAGTAGCATTTGTAGACTTTGCATTAATGATTTTTGCCTTTTGGCAAGGTTACGATTTCCAAAGTTCAGCCCTGCAAATGACAGAAAGCTACCCTTGGATACCCCAAATTGGTTTTAATTGGTCTGTAGCGGTTGATGGCTTATCAATGCCCTTAATACTGTTAACAGGCTTAATCAACACACTCGCAGTATTCGCGGCTTGGAAAGTAACCAACAAGCCGCGTTTATTTTATGCGTTGATGTTGGTGATGTACAGCGCCCAATTAGGTGTATTCCTCGCCCAAGACTTGTTAATGTTCTTCTTAATGTGGGAAATCGAGTTAGTACCTGTTTACCTGCTGATTTCCATCTGGGGTGGAAAAAACCGCCGCTATGCAGCTACCAAATTTATTATTTACACCGCCGCCGCATCTATATTTATTCTGGTAGCTGGTTTTGCAATGGCTTTCTATGGTGATAACTTCACCTTCAACATGACAGAATTGGGAATGAAAGAATATCCCCAAGCTCTAGAACTCGCACTATATACAGGTTTCTTAATTGCTTACGGTGTAAAACTACCAATTTTCCCCTTCCATACCTGGTTACCTGATGCCCACGGTGAAGCATCTGCACCTGGTTCAATGGTATTAGCTGGTGTGTTGTTGAAGATGGGTGGTTATGCTCTTATCAGGTTTAACGTTGAAATGTTAACCGATGCCCACGTTGTTTTTGCCCCCATCTTAGCAATTTTAGGTGTAGTAAATATTGTTTACGGTGCTTGTTGCGCTTTCGCTCAAACCAACCTCAAACGCCGCTTGGCTTACTCTTCCATTGCCCACATGGGGTTTGTATTAATCGGGATTGCATCTTACACAGAAATTGGTATCAGCGGTGCTGTGTTACAGATGGTTTCTCACGGTTTAATTGCTGCTAGTTTATTCTTCCTCTCTGGTGTAACTTACGAACGTACCCACACCTTGATGATGGATAAAATGGGCGGTATGGCTAAGGTAATGCCCAGAACCTTCGCTCTGTTCACTATCGGTTCAATGGCTTCTCTAGCTTTACCTGGTATGAGTGGCTTCGTAGGTGAGTTGATGGTGTTCTTGGGTATTGGCACCAGCGATGTTTATAGTTCTAGTTTCAAAGTTGTAGTCATCTTCCTATCAGCAGTTGGTGTGATTTTGACTCCCATCTATTTACTCTCGATGTTGCGTCAAGTGTTCTACGGTCAGCAAAGTGAAGAGTTACATTTAGATGCTGTAGTTGCTGATGTTAAACCTCGTGAATTGTTCATCACTGCTTGTTTGTTAATTCCTATCATCGGTATTGGTTTCTATCCTAAGTTAGCTACACAAACCTATGATGTGAAGACTGTTGAAGTTGCGGCTCATGCTCGTCAAGTGTTGCCTGTTGTGGCTCGTCAACAACCCACTAACTTGTACTCACAAATCTTTATTGCTCCAACTTTAGCTAGTTCTGAATTTGTTAATATTTCTGAGTAA
- the thrB gene encoding homoserine kinase has product MSVISTVTVKVPATTANLGPGFDCIGAALKLYNEFKFTKNEGGLIIQVSGTEAEKVQTDESNLLYQAFVRLYEHIKQTPPSVKIEIKLGVPLARGLGSSATAIVGGLVAANELALSPLSELQVMELAIAMEGHPDNVVPALLGGCRLAATSRTGWEICDLTWHRDIVPVVAIPDFELSTSEARRVLPTEVSRADAIFNASHLALLLRGLATSREEWLRAALQDKLHQPYRQALIPGYDDVNVAAVAAGAYGMVISGAGPTLLALTDAAQAKTVVTAMAEAWQQAGITSIVRSLPIDMQGAVIL; this is encoded by the coding sequence ATGTCTGTAATTTCTACTGTTACTGTTAAAGTTCCCGCCACGACTGCTAATTTAGGTCCTGGTTTTGACTGCATCGGTGCAGCTTTAAAACTGTACAACGAATTTAAGTTTACTAAAAATGAAGGTGGGTTAATTATTCAGGTGTCTGGTACAGAAGCTGAAAAGGTGCAAACTGATGAAAGTAATCTGTTATATCAGGCTTTTGTCAGATTATATGAACACATAAAGCAAACTCCGCCATCTGTAAAAATTGAGATTAAGTTGGGTGTCCCACTGGCGCGGGGTTTGGGAAGTTCAGCGACGGCTATTGTGGGGGGGTTAGTTGCTGCTAATGAGTTGGCTCTTTCGCCTTTGTCTGAGTTGCAGGTGATGGAATTAGCGATCGCCATGGAAGGACATCCTGATAATGTTGTACCAGCTTTATTAGGTGGATGTCGTCTGGCTGCTACCAGTCGCACCGGTTGGGAAATTTGTGATCTTACTTGGCATCGAGATATAGTACCAGTAGTAGCAATTCCTGATTTTGAATTATCAACTTCCGAAGCACGGCGAGTTTTACCAACAGAGGTAAGTCGTGCAGATGCAATTTTCAATGCTTCCCATTTAGCTTTATTGTTGCGGGGTTTGGCAACCAGTCGGGAAGAATGGTTAAGGGCAGCTTTACAAGATAAGTTACATCAGCCCTATCGTCAAGCCTTAATTCCTGGTTACGATGATGTGAATGTTGCGGCTGTTGCGGCTGGTGCTTATGGGATGGTAATTAGTGGTGCAGGTCCAACACTGTTAGCTTTAACGGATGCAGCACAAGCGAAAACAGTTGTGACAGCAATGGCGGAAGCTTGGCAACAAGCAGGAATTACATCTATTGTGCGATCGCTCCCCATTGATATGCAAGGGGCGGTAATTTTGTAA
- the mddA gene encoding methanethiol S-methyltransferase produces MNKIIAFAYGLICYLIFFATFLYLIGFIGNFIVPKSLDSALQSNLTQALIIDLGLILLFGIQHSGMARPGFKQWWTKTIPTVIERSTYVLSASLMLLLLFWQWQPLGGIIWQIQNPIFTYIIYGFSALGWLLVLASTFLINHFDLFGLRQVYLYLQGQEYKHLEFKTVGIYKYVRHPLMLGFLIAFWSTPTMTITHFIFALGMTIYILIAIQLEERDLIEIYGSLYEEYRQQVSMLIPFKKVGINANTTTSE; encoded by the coding sequence ATGAATAAAATCATTGCTTTTGCCTACGGCTTAATTTGTTACTTGATATTTTTTGCAACTTTTCTTTACTTAATTGGCTTTATTGGTAATTTTATCGTTCCTAAATCCCTAGATTCAGCCTTACAAAGTAATTTAACCCAAGCATTAATTATAGATTTAGGCTTGATATTATTATTTGGAATTCAGCATAGTGGTATGGCACGTCCTGGGTTTAAACAATGGTGGACAAAAACCATTCCTACAGTTATTGAACGTAGTACCTATGTGTTAAGTGCCAGTTTAATGCTATTACTACTATTTTGGCAATGGCAACCTTTAGGTGGGATAATTTGGCAAATTCAAAACCCAATTTTTACCTATATTATTTATGGGTTTTCTGCCCTTGGTTGGTTACTGGTTTTAGCGAGTACATTTTTAATCAATCATTTTGATTTATTTGGACTAAGACAAGTATATCTTTACCTTCAAGGTCAAGAATATAAACATTTAGAATTTAAAACAGTCGGTATTTATAAATATGTGCGTCATCCTTTAATGTTAGGCTTTTTAATTGCTTTTTGGTCAACTCCAACCATGACTATTACCCATTTCATCTTTGCATTAGGGATGACCATTTACATTTTGATTGCTATTCAATTAGAGGAACGAGATTTAATAGAAATTTACGGTAGTTTGTATGAAGAATACCGTCAACAAGTTTCTATGCTGATTCCTTTCAAAAAAGTTGGCATCAATGCCAATACAACTACATCAGAGTAA
- a CDS encoding protein kinase domain-containing protein, which yields MSYCINPHCPKPIDLANANNPICRNCGSQLLLQNRYRVLKQLGQGGFGNTFEIDDGGKTKVLKVLTENNPKAVELFQQEAKVLSQLNSAGIPKVEADGYFTVLPKNSSVPLHCLVMEKIEGVNLEQWMEFRNYQTISETQALNWLKQIVEILALVHAKKYFHRDIKPQNIMLRPSGQLVLIDFGAVRQITTTILAGNSHTRIISQGYSPPEQQNGYSVQQSDFFALGRTFIFLLTGKEPQDKAIYDPLTNELNWRKYAVNISPLLADLIDNLIAPTANQRPENTRVILQRLKEIEQGLNQVHIFRNNTKIQSKNSASVTVAVSPGKPVTTTATKPTQKKQNPWQWLISLGVGCFAIAALNQPNNKIIVTTREDWDKLYKAEDLAKSPNVDNLLKAIRLAEAIQPESYVYQKSQELKSEFVRKMLKLAQEKMNEKDAYTALEIARRIPPNPELQAEVDDFIVLSEAKRFAFIGTVAGLEAAISLAQQIDASRDVYNEAQQLIARWQLELKEDAPYLYRAEQIVFYDEDIASLQKAITEASQIRSVRALYPEAQKKINNWTAKIQRIQDQSYLDQAKIIAESGDLNTAIWEAQKIASSGRALASEAQTAVDSWQEQQIRARENWRKAREVAVTGTPKDLAEAIRIADRVPKRNILRMDVNVGIDQWSQQILQMARSQSEFDIPKSIETARLIPRGSSAYRDAQIQIRTWKLREK from the coding sequence ATGAGCTATTGTATCAACCCGCACTGTCCAAAACCTATTGACCTAGCAAATGCAAATAATCCTATTTGTCGTAACTGTGGGTCACAATTACTGCTGCAAAATCGCTATCGGGTACTTAAACAACTAGGTCAAGGTGGTTTTGGGAATACCTTTGAAATTGACGACGGTGGTAAAACCAAAGTTTTAAAAGTGCTGACGGAGAATAACCCTAAAGCGGTGGAACTATTTCAACAAGAAGCTAAGGTTTTGAGTCAGTTAAATAGTGCAGGTATTCCCAAAGTCGAAGCGGATGGTTATTTTACCGTTTTACCTAAAAATAGCTCTGTACCATTGCACTGTTTAGTAATGGAGAAAATTGAAGGGGTAAATTTAGAGCAATGGATGGAATTTCGTAATTATCAAACTATTTCTGAAACTCAAGCTCTTAATTGGTTAAAACAAATTGTAGAAATTCTGGCTTTAGTACACGCTAAAAAATATTTTCATCGTGATATTAAACCTCAGAATATCATGCTGCGACCTAGTGGGCAACTGGTTTTAATTGATTTTGGTGCAGTGCGACAAATCACCACCACAATTTTAGCGGGAAATTCCCATACTAGAATTATTTCACAAGGTTATTCACCACCAGAACAACAAAACGGTTATTCTGTACAACAGTCTGATTTCTTTGCTTTGGGACGGACTTTTATATTTTTACTGACTGGTAAAGAACCACAGGATAAAGCTATTTATGATCCTCTGACTAATGAGTTAAATTGGCGAAAATATGCAGTTAATATTTCTCCGCTTTTAGCAGATTTAATTGATAATTTAATTGCTCCTACTGCTAATCAGCGTCCTGAAAATACAAGAGTTATTTTACAGAGATTAAAGGAAATTGAACAAGGGTTAAATCAAGTTCATATTTTCAGAAACAATACTAAGATTCAATCTAAAAATAGTGCGTCTGTGACTGTTGCGGTTAGTCCAGGTAAACCAGTCACAACAACGGCTACTAAACCAACTCAGAAAAAACAGAACCCTTGGCAATGGTTAATTAGTTTAGGTGTGGGATGTTTTGCTATTGCTGCATTGAACCAACCTAATAACAAAATTATTGTCACAACTAGGGAAGACTGGGATAAACTTTACAAAGCAGAAGATTTAGCGAAAAGTCCTAATGTAGATAATTTACTCAAAGCTATTAGATTAGCTGAGGCGATTCAACCTGAAAGTTATGTATATCAAAAATCCCAAGAGTTAAAATCTGAATTTGTTAGAAAAATGCTCAAATTAGCACAGGAGAAAATGAATGAGAAAGATGCATATACAGCATTAGAAATTGCTCGCAGAATTCCTCCTAATCCTGAATTACAGGCAGAAGTTGATGATTTTATAGTGTTAAGTGAAGCGAAAAGATTTGCCTTTATTGGTACTGTAGCTGGGTTAGAAGCGGCAATTTCCCTAGCTCAACAAATAGATGCTTCTAGGGATGTTTATAATGAAGCACAACAATTAATTGCGCGTTGGCAATTAGAACTTAAAGAAGATGCACCATATTTATATCGTGCGGAACAAATCGTATTCTATGATGAGGATATTGCTTCCTTACAAAAAGCGATCACAGAAGCTAGTCAAATTCGCTCTGTCCGTGCATTATATCCAGAAGCACAGAAAAAAATTAACAATTGGACTGCTAAGATTCAACGCATTCAAGACCAATCTTATTTAGATCAAGCAAAGATTATTGCTGAAAGCGGAGATTTAAATACCGCCATTTGGGAAGCTCAAAAAATTGCTTCATCAGGAAGGGCGCTTGCTAGTGAAGCACAAACAGCAGTGGATAGTTGGCAAGAACAACAGATCCGCGCTAGAGAAAACTGGAGAAAAGCCAGAGAAGTGGCTGTTACTGGTACACCAAAAGATTTAGCTGAGGCCATCCGCATCGCTGATCGCGTTCCCAAGCGTAACATTTTACGCATGGATGTTAATGTCGGTATTGATCAATGGAGTCAGCAAATATTACAAATGGCACGCTCTCAAAGCGAGTTTGATATTCCTAAAAGTATTGAAACTGCAAGGTTAATTCCTCGTGGTAGTTCTGCTTACAGAGATGCCCAAATCCAAATTAGAACTTGGAAACTAAGAGAGAAGTAA
- a CDS encoding NAD(P)H-quinone oxidoreductase subunit 4, with protein sequence MMAEQFPWLTAIVLFPLLASFLIPVLPDKDGKLIRWYALGVGIADFALMCCAFWLHYDASDASFQLVENYAWMPALGLNWAVAVDGISAPLVLLAGFVTTLAIFSAWQVDRRPRLFYFLMLVLYSAQVGVFVAKDLLLFFIMWEVELVPVYLLVCIWGGQKRRYAATKFILYTAAASIFILVAALAMGLYGDGNISFDISALAGKDYPLGLQLLLYAGLFIAFGVKLAIFPLHTWLPDAHGEASSPVSMILAGVLLKMGGYGLIRMNMELLPDAHIYFAPVLAILGVVNIIYGALNSFAQTNMKRRLAYSSISHMGFVLIGLASFTDLGMNGAMLQMISHGLIASVLFFLAGVTYDRTRTMVMKDMGGIGQAMPIVFALFTIGAMASLALPGMSGFVGELSVFVGLTTSDVYSSTFCTVTVFLAAVGVILTPIYLLSMLRQVFYGKDAALICDINNAGLENLEDEGTACFGTDCLLPNQAVYSDARPREVFIAACFLVLIIGIGFYPKAAMQMYDAKTVAVNAHVRQSYTIISQTNPGIYANGLLTPKIAEVDVNSVLATVK encoded by the coding sequence ATGATGGCGGAACAATTTCCTTGGCTGACCGCGATTGTCCTATTTCCCCTCCTCGCATCCTTTTTGATTCCCGTGCTGCCTGATAAAGACGGCAAACTGATCCGTTGGTATGCGTTAGGTGTAGGTATCGCCGACTTTGCCTTAATGTGCTGTGCTTTTTGGCTGCATTATGATGCTAGTGATGCTAGTTTTCAACTTGTAGAAAATTATGCCTGGATGCCTGCGTTGGGACTCAACTGGGCTGTGGCAGTGGATGGTATTTCAGCGCCCCTGGTATTGTTAGCAGGGTTTGTCACCACCCTAGCGATTTTTTCAGCTTGGCAAGTTGACCGTCGTCCGCGACTGTTCTACTTTTTGATGCTGGTGCTATATTCGGCACAGGTTGGGGTGTTTGTCGCCAAAGACCTGCTGTTATTTTTCATTATGTGGGAAGTGGAACTAGTTCCCGTATATCTATTAGTTTGTATTTGGGGTGGTCAAAAACGTCGCTACGCCGCTACGAAATTTATACTATATACCGCCGCAGCTTCTATATTTATCCTAGTAGCCGCCCTAGCAATGGGTTTATACGGTGATGGTAATATAAGTTTTGACATCAGCGCACTGGCTGGGAAAGATTATCCTCTAGGATTACAATTGCTGCTGTATGCAGGTTTATTTATTGCCTTTGGGGTCAAACTGGCTATTTTCCCCTTACATACCTGGTTGCCAGATGCCCACGGTGAAGCATCTTCACCCGTATCCATGATTTTGGCGGGTGTCTTGCTCAAAATGGGCGGATATGGCTTGATTCGCATGAATATGGAACTTCTGCCCGATGCCCATATTTACTTTGCACCAGTTTTAGCCATTCTCGGTGTTGTGAATATTATCTATGGTGCATTAAATTCCTTTGCCCAAACGAATATGAAACGGCGTTTGGCCTATTCTTCAATTTCCCACATGGGTTTTGTACTGATAGGTTTAGCTTCCTTCACCGATTTGGGGATGAATGGGGCAATGTTGCAAATGATATCACATGGTTTAATTGCCTCTGTGTTATTCTTCCTAGCTGGTGTTACTTACGACCGCACCCGTACAATGGTCATGAAAGATATGGGGGGTATTGGTCAAGCTATGCCCATCGTGTTTGCGTTGTTTACGATAGGTGCAATGGCATCTCTGGCTTTACCGGGAATGAGTGGTTTTGTTGGTGAACTCTCGGTTTTTGTGGGTTTGACAACTAGTGATGTTTACAGTTCCACCTTCTGTACTGTGACAGTTTTCCTAGCTGCTGTCGGTGTTATCCTCACACCTATCTATCTGCTTTCTATGCTGAGACAGGTATTTTACGGTAAAGATGCAGCCCTGATTTGTGATATTAACAATGCAGGTTTGGAAAATCTGGAAGATGAAGGAACTGCTTGTTTTGGTACAGATTGTCTGTTACCCAACCAAGCTGTTTATAGTGATGCTAGACCCCGTGAAGTATTTATCGCTGCCTGTTTTCTAGTGTTGATTATCGGTATTGGTTTCTATCCCAAAGCTGCTATGCAGATGTACGATGCTAAGACTGTGGCTGTAAATGCCCATGTCCGCCAATCTTATACGATCATCTCGCAAACCAACCCCGGTATTTATGCAAATGGGTTATTAACTCCGAAAATTGCTGAAGTTGATGTAAATTCGGTTTTGGCAACTGTAAAGTAA
- a CDS encoding DNA cytosine methyltransferase, which translates to MPNRRFTFIDLFAGIGGFKIGLSNNGGHCIGFSEINKDAINTYCENFQIEPSCNLGDITKVKELPPHDFLTAGVPCQSWSIAGKNLGFNDDRGQLWNDTIYLLQQSKPKVFIFENVKGLVDPRNKNALLYILARIEKAGYYANYFVINSFDYGVPQNRIRVYIIGFKEKEYFQNFILPQPLENKLKLGDILGFTSPKQIENKIIQRDLFGNVVESKSMSLSTTNGFNDYFLFNDLRNGHTTIHSWDIIDTTQRQKDICLLLLRNRRKSNYGELDGNPLSLAHFQSLDPSITQAEIDELIKLEILKAEEYSFIVKQYNINELTKDEELLLSFTNNEEIIVDRLKKQREFKLGKVSIIKTIESLKEKDIIECAEIRYDFKNTKISTGLFGINRIFLPSSDIFPTLVASDTNDFITLKTIAAQNHHDFKQKFIQEVYRKKEFRRITKSEACLIQGFPKDFKLPESRARWMKLVGNSVSVPVIDKLCKAIIETGVFAN; encoded by the coding sequence ATGCCGAATAGAAGATTTACTTTTATTGATCTTTTTGCTGGAATTGGTGGATTCAAAATTGGATTAAGCAATAATGGTGGTCATTGTATAGGGTTTAGTGAAATAAATAAAGACGCAATCAATACATATTGTGAAAACTTTCAAATTGAACCTAGTTGTAACTTAGGAGATATTACCAAAGTCAAAGAATTACCACCTCACGATTTTTTAACTGCTGGAGTTCCTTGTCAAAGCTGGTCAATTGCAGGTAAAAATCTAGGTTTTAATGATGATAGAGGACAGTTATGGAACGATACAATTTATTTACTTCAACAATCTAAACCGAAGGTATTTATTTTTGAAAATGTCAAAGGATTAGTTGATCCTCGCAATAAAAATGCTTTATTATATATCTTAGCAAGAATTGAAAAAGCTGGCTATTATGCTAACTATTTTGTAATTAACTCATTTGATTATGGTGTACCACAAAATAGGATTCGAGTATATATAATTGGATTTAAGGAAAAGGAATATTTCCAAAATTTTATATTACCACAACCCCTGGAAAATAAGCTAAAATTAGGTGATATATTAGGTTTTACGTCGCCTAAACAAATAGAAAATAAAATCATTCAAAGAGACTTATTTGGAAACGTTGTTGAATCTAAAAGTATGAGTCTTTCAACAACCAACGGATTCAACGATTACTTTTTGTTTAATGATCTGAGAAATGGTCATACAACAATACATTCTTGGGATATTATTGACACCACTCAACGACAGAAAGATATTTGCTTATTATTACTTAGAAATAGACGAAAAAGTAATTATGGTGAATTAGACGGCAACCCATTATCATTAGCACATTTTCAAAGCCTAGATCCGTCAATTACACAAGCAGAAATTGATGAATTGATTAAATTAGAAATATTAAAAGCTGAAGAGTATAGTTTTATTGTTAAGCAGTATAATATTAATGAATTGACAAAAGATGAAGAATTACTACTTTCATTTACAAATAATGAAGAAATAATTGTTGACCGATTAAAAAAACAAAGAGAATTTAAACTAGGAAAGGTGTCAATTATCAAAACAATTGAGTCTCTAAAAGAAAAAGATATTATTGAGTGTGCTGAAATTCGCTATGATTTTAAGAATACTAAAATAAGTACAGGATTATTTGGCATAAATCGGATCTTTTTACCAAGTTCTGATATTTTTCCCACTTTAGTAGCAAGTGATACCAATGATTTTATAACTTTAAAAACAATTGCTGCTCAAAATCATCATGATTTTAAACAGAAATTCATCCAGGAAGTTTATAGGAAAAAAGAATTTAGAAGAATTACTAAAAGCGAGGCTTGTTTAATACAGGGATTTCCCAAAGATTTTAAATTACCAGAGTCAAGAGCAAGATGGATGAAACTAGTTGGAAATAGTGTTTCAGTACCCGTAATTGATAAACTGTGTAAAGCGATTATTGAAACTGGGGTATTTGCAAATTAA
- a CDS encoding pentapeptide repeat-containing protein, with translation MMYANIEQLAILRQGFQVWNKWRDENPNIDIYLIKADLRWTNLKQVNLQGANLCEAKLIESDLTGAELSYANLSNTEIIGANLSHANLTGADINNANLTAANFSEANLTKANISNALLMNTNLYRANLSGTDLSLSYLSNANLSRSNLTASNFSEANLTASDFSGANLCETNFSHTNLSGTNFTSANMSLANLRGAYLYGANLNEANLSSANLSETDLTETDLSEANCSFANFTNANLRLARIISTNFHAANLTGACIEDWHINSNTNLEKAICEYVYMKINDENKTERRPINVNFVPGEFASLYHKIIENTDLILRKITPLE, from the coding sequence ATGATGTATGCAAACATTGAACAATTGGCAATACTGAGACAAGGTTTCCAGGTTTGGAATAAATGGAGAGATGAAAACCCAAACATAGATATTTATCTGATAAAAGCTGATCTGAGATGGACTAATCTTAAACAAGTTAATCTTCAAGGTGCGAATCTCTGTGAAGCTAAACTCATTGAAAGTGACCTGACTGGGGCTGAGCTCAGTTATGCTAACCTCAGCAACACTGAAATCATCGGTGCTAACCTCAGTCATGCTAACCTAACTGGCGCTGATATTAATAACGCTAATCTCACTGCGGCTAACTTTAGTGAAGCTAACCTCACGAAAGCTAACATCAGTAACGCACTCTTGATGAACACAAATTTATATAGAGCTAACCTTAGTGGGACTGATCTCAGTTTAAGTTACCTCTCTAACGCTAACCTTAGTAGGTCTAACCTCACTGCATCTAACTTCAGTGAAGCTAACCTCACTGCCTCTGACTTTAGTGGAGCTAACCTATGTGAAACTAACTTTAGTCACACTAACCTAAGTGGAACTAACTTCACTTCAGCCAATATGAGTTTAGCCAACTTGAGAGGGGCTTATCTTTATGGAGCAAACCTCAATGAAGCAAACCTCAGTTCAGCAAACCTGAGTGAAACAGACTTGACTGAAACAGACCTTAGTGAGGCTAATTGTAGTTTTGCTAATTTCACTAATGCTAATTTACGTTTAGCACGAATAATCTCTACAAACTTTCACGCTGCAAACCTCACAGGTGCTTGTATAGAAGATTGGCATATTAACAGTAATACAAATCTAGAAAAAGCTATTTGTGAATATGTGTATATGAAAATTAACGATGAGAATAAAACTGAACGCAGACCTATAAATGTTAATTTTGTACCTGGAGAATTTGCCAGTTTGTATCACAAAATCATAGAAAATACAGATTTAATTTTACGGAAAATTACCCCGTTGGAGTAA
- a CDS encoding protein rep, producing MSTPNSDKSLNFSPPKKSQPSQNLPNLTEIDPVGKTWEKHRINADKVAEYYAKADNDTFNEYAYRLKSCSEWLEFRLVSEESADILKLKLTNARFCRVRHCPVCQWRRSMMWKAKAYQILPQVVTDYPKYRWLFITLTVRNCQIEELRQTLDEINKAFKRLSELKAWPAKGWVKSVEVTKGQDRISAHPHIHLLAMVKPSYFSHGYLSQAKWVSLWQQCLRVNYQPVVDVRAIAKHHDPKVLIPEILKYQVKESDLLDDREWFLELTRQLHKTRAIAVGGVLRHYMRELEEKNQDLIGESEEIDEVTGDSLFFRWDERLQKYKL from the coding sequence GTGTCTACTCCAAACTCAGATAAAAGCTTGAATTTTTCTCCTCCCAAAAAATCTCAACCAAGTCAAAATCTACCAAATTTAACGGAGATTGATCCTGTAGGTAAAACTTGGGAAAAGCATCGAATTAATGCTGATAAAGTTGCTGAATATTACGCAAAAGCAGATAATGATACTTTCAATGAGTATGCTTATCGGTTGAAAAGCTGTTCTGAGTGGCTAGAGTTTCGCTTAGTATCAGAAGAATCAGCAGATATTCTCAAATTAAAATTAACTAATGCGCGATTTTGTCGAGTGCGTCACTGTCCAGTTTGTCAGTGGCGACGTTCTATGATGTGGAAAGCAAAAGCTTATCAAATTCTCCCCCAAGTTGTTACAGACTATCCTAAATACCGTTGGTTGTTTATCACTCTCACTGTCAGAAATTGCCAAATTGAAGAACTCAGACAAACCTTAGATGAAATAAACAAAGCTTTTAAACGTTTGTCAGAATTGAAAGCATGGCCAGCTAAAGGTTGGGTAAAGTCTGTAGAAGTCACCAAAGGTCAAGATAGAATATCAGCACACCCACATATACACCTTTTAGCGATGGTTAAACCTTCATATTTCAGTCATGGCTATCTTTCTCAAGCTAAATGGGTATCATTATGGCAGCAGTGTTTAAGGGTTAATTATCAGCCAGTAGTTGATGTGAGAGCGATCGCAAAACACCATGATCCAAAAGTGCTAATTCCTGAAATTCTGAAATATCAGGTAAAAGAGTCTGATTTATTGGATGATAGGGAATGGTTTCTAGAGTTAACCCGTCAACTACACAAAACTAGAGCGATCGCAGTTGGTGGAGTTCTCAGACATTATATGCGAGAATTAGAGGAGAAAAATCAAGACCTCATTGGTGAAAGTGAAGAGATAGATGAGGTGACAGGTGATAGTTTATTTTTCAGATGGGATGAAAGATTACAAAAGTACAAATTATAG